A window from Schistosoma haematobium chromosome 3, whole genome shotgun sequence encodes these proteins:
- the CFDP2_2 gene encoding Craniofacial development protein 2 (EggNog:ENOG410WGR1~COG:S): MPLLTTRATIYLGTWNTRTMWDTGRVFQISAEIRRYNLEVLGISETHWTQVGQQRPASGELLLYSGHDEGNAPHTQGVALMLSKRAQNALMGWESHGPRIIKASFKTKKEGISMNIIQCYAPTNDYNEEAKDQFYDRLQSSIEKCPIKDLTILMEDFNAKVGTDNTGYEDTMGRHGLGERNENGERFANLRAFNKLVIGGTIFPHKRIHKNTWTSPDHSAQNQIDHICINKK, encoded by the coding sequence atgccccttctgacaaccagagcaaccatttatttaggtacatggaatactcgtacaatgtgggacaccgggagagtcttccaaatttcTGCAGAaataaggagatacaacctggaggtgcttgggatcagtgaaacacactggacgcaagttggacaacaacgaccagcttcaggagagcttctgctatactccggccatgatgaAGGAAATGCCCCCcacacacaaggagttgcattgatgctgtccaaacgagcacaaaatgcacttatgggatgggaatctcatggaccaaggatcatcaaagcctccttcaaaacaaagaaagagggcatttcaatgaacatcatccaatgctatgcgcctaccaacgactacaatgaagaagctaaagatcaattctatgataggctgcagtcaagcatcgagaagtgcccaataaaggacctgaccattctgatggaagatttcaacgccaaggttggaacggacaacactggatatgaagacactatgggacgacacggactgggagaaaggaacgaaaatggtgagagatttgcaaacctacgtgccttcaataagctggtcataggcggcaccatattcccacataaacgcatacacaaaaacacatggacttcaccggatcactctgcacaaaaccaaatcgaccatatctgcatcaacaaaaagtaa